The genomic interval TAGTGTCAACTTTTTTGTGTAAAATTGTTCCAAGCTATTTCCCTCATGAATGGTAGATTTTTACGCACTTTTCCAATAGGGTTTGATCTCCAATGTAGTTCCATTCTTAAAGAGATAAAAGCGAGAAGACGGTAACAGGCTGCTTCTCCAGCTACTATCTCCATGGATTTTGTTCTTCGTTTAAACTCTTTGTTCAACCTTTCAATTATATTGGTAGTCCGTAAGGATATCCATTCCTCTTCAGGAAAGCTGAAGAAGGTTAAACAGGCATCCAGAGATCTTTCTAGACAAGAAACAGCTGAGGGAAGAGCATTTTCCCATGTTTCTTTGAACTGCTCGTAAAACGCCAAAGCCTTCTTTTTAGAAGAGGCATAGAAAATGGAACGAAGGTCATCTGCTACTTCCTTTTTGTACTTCTTGGGCACCTTGGCCAATACATTCCGTGCAACATGCACCTGGCAACGTTGCACTTTTGCTTTGGGAAACTCTTCCCTAAATACTGTTTCCAGACCTGTAAGACCATCCATGACACCTAAAGTAACACCCTGGGATTTAAGGCCTCTTGCTTTTAAATCCTTGAAAAACTCGCGCCAGCTAGTGGCTGATTCTTTATCCCCTGATTGTAAGCCCAGTACCAGCCTATGGCCTAAATCTGTAACGCCGATTGCTACTAGAACAGGTACAATCTCAATATCCCGCTTGATGCGCATACGAAAATTGACCCCATCTACAAAGATGTATTTCACACTCTCCTTGGACAAATCCCGCATGCGCCATCTCTCAACAGCCTCTGACAACTCCACATTGGCACTGCTGATCTCTGTGGGAGAAATCTTCCTGCCTATGAGCCTACGGGATAACATAGAAAGACTCCTGGTACTAATACCCGTTAAAAACATCAGGCTAAGGTCCCTGGCTATCTCCT from Dissulfuribacter thermophilus carries:
- a CDS encoding IS256 family transposase, translating into MKVEISVPEVIEIFNEIQQRPEKLFEMIRFNIQETVGQYLTALMNAELTHFLGRGPYERKGNETNHRNGSYSRHFTLKGIGDVFVRVPRDRKGEFKTQIIPRSKQYEEEIARDLSLMFLTGISTRSLSMLSRRLIGRKISPTEISSANVELSEAVERWRMRDLSKESVKYIFVDGVNFRMRIKRDIEIVPVLVAIGVTDLGHRLVLGLQSGDKESATSWREFFKDLKARGLKSQGVTLGVMDGLTGLETVFREEFPKAKVQRCQVHVARNVLAKVPKKYKKEVADDLRSIFYASSKKKALAFYEQFKETWENALPSAVSCLERSLDACLTFFSFPEEEWISLRTTNIIERLNKEFKRRTKSMEIVAGEAACYRLLAFISLRMELHWRSNPIGKVRKNLPFMREIAWNNFTQKS